A genomic segment from Bradyrhizobium sp. CB1015 encodes:
- a CDS encoding CHAT domain-containing protein, producing the protein MSLDIAGPFEGRPTVALPRMLLAFAVLLGSAASAAALTKEAAVENCRMTVGKPIVQACMQAQGGRKAGADLEGCRAKASPQVRACVIAALNAANGRANVAVEMPKEAAPKLDAGTALPKDFVAPPRNISDITAILDGEKPDEKMIAELKADADAVPTGKESRQDLAQFYFDRANARSQLGRLAESIADANKAVEVGRGAVSPNMLARLMQLQSVQYLLAGDPKRALEIVQKLLRDTNMPGSKGYQFNANRTLASILLQMGDVAQAEAHLRRSLTLIQEARTSGLPGWRATYARLGQNWEGEIEMSRAQIFEARGQFAEAEAAYRTAELRKRAGNKGVLELENPPAETLLLQVVDGNVLNQARMKARQGRLAEAEVDARRALLARLRDTGKYNPVTPRFVMGLAGILVDQGRYEEAEQLGRVALDISKTVGVPDDSQPTVQLLSQLAGILSLQRKNDEANAMFARIDQAIAKWEPQRRQVFELNPSRILALYNSGQLDAGIAAAEQLVRKQIGRVGENHFDAASARGTLAVGLMRARRDAEAIREFKAAIPIMMASANENADDENTTVVAARSQRLQTIVESYLALLARAEGSGVGEETFGLADAVRGRSVQQALAASSARAAAKDPALAELVRKEQDLTKQVNAQLGTLNNVLALPAAERDEKGVQQIQASIAALRGQRDKARQEIKQKFPIYADLVSPKPPSVAEIRATLADGEAMLSFYFGQSGSFVWAVPKSGPVAFAAVNARIGDIETKIRKLREALEPQAAMISDIPPFDLKLGYELYELLLKPVESGWKPAKNLIVVTNGALGLLPLSLLPTAPAEVAADEDPLFVGYRNVPWLARTHAVSTVPSAAALRTLRQLPPGKPGRGDLVAFGDPYFNREQQAEAEGGEKVQLADAGGNITRGGPLKRRNSPKLEGVDSAELGLLPRLPDTADELKSIALALQADPSKVLFLGKSATESAVKTMNLSGFRILAFATHGLVPGELNGLTQPALALSSPAVTGEGGDGLLTMEEILGLKLDADWVVLSACNTGAGAGAGAEAASGLGRAFFYAGTRALLVTNWSVHSQSARQLVTDLFKRQADDPKLSRSEALRQAAMALVDGPGYLNSEGKTEFAYAHPLFWAPYTIIGDGGLR; encoded by the coding sequence ATGAGCTTAGACATCGCGGGTCCGTTTGAAGGCCGTCCGACTGTCGCCCTGCCACGAATGCTGCTGGCATTTGCCGTCCTGCTGGGATCGGCCGCGTCCGCTGCCGCGTTGACCAAGGAAGCGGCGGTCGAGAATTGCCGGATGACGGTCGGCAAGCCGATCGTGCAGGCGTGCATGCAGGCCCAGGGAGGCCGCAAGGCAGGTGCCGATCTCGAGGGTTGCCGTGCCAAGGCCTCGCCGCAGGTCAGGGCCTGCGTCATCGCGGCCCTCAACGCCGCCAACGGCCGCGCCAACGTCGCCGTCGAAATGCCGAAAGAGGCGGCGCCCAAGCTCGATGCGGGCACCGCCCTGCCCAAGGATTTCGTCGCGCCGCCGCGCAACATCTCCGATATCACGGCCATTCTCGACGGCGAGAAGCCCGATGAGAAGATGATCGCCGAGCTCAAGGCCGATGCCGACGCCGTGCCGACGGGCAAGGAGTCGCGCCAGGATCTCGCGCAATTCTACTTCGATCGCGCCAATGCGCGCTCGCAACTCGGCCGGCTCGCCGAATCCATCGCCGATGCCAACAAGGCAGTGGAAGTCGGCCGCGGAGCCGTCAGCCCGAACATGCTGGCGCGTCTGATGCAGCTGCAGTCGGTGCAGTATTTGCTCGCCGGCGATCCCAAGCGCGCGTTGGAGATCGTGCAAAAGCTGTTGCGCGACACCAACATGCCGGGCTCGAAGGGCTACCAGTTCAATGCCAACCGTACGCTTGCGTCCATCCTCCTGCAGATGGGCGATGTCGCGCAGGCCGAAGCCCATCTCCGTCGCAGCCTGACCCTAATCCAGGAAGCGCGCACCAGCGGGCTTCCTGGTTGGCGCGCCACCTATGCCAGGCTGGGCCAGAACTGGGAAGGCGAGATCGAGATGTCGCGCGCTCAGATCTTCGAGGCGCGGGGCCAGTTCGCGGAAGCCGAGGCCGCCTATCGCACCGCCGAGCTGCGCAAGCGCGCCGGCAACAAGGGGGTTCTGGAGCTGGAGAATCCGCCTGCCGAGACACTGCTGCTCCAGGTTGTCGACGGCAACGTCCTGAACCAAGCGCGCATGAAGGCGCGGCAGGGACGGCTCGCCGAAGCAGAGGTCGACGCGCGCCGGGCGCTGCTGGCGCGCCTGAGGGACACCGGCAAGTACAATCCGGTGACGCCGCGTTTTGTGATGGGGCTGGCCGGCATTCTGGTCGATCAGGGCCGCTACGAGGAAGCCGAGCAGCTCGGTCGCGTCGCCCTCGACATCAGCAAGACCGTTGGCGTGCCGGACGATTCGCAGCCGACGGTGCAGTTGCTGTCCCAGCTCGCCGGCATTCTCAGCCTTCAGCGCAAGAATGACGAAGCCAACGCCATGTTTGCGCGGATCGACCAGGCGATCGCCAAATGGGAGCCGCAACGCCGCCAGGTTTTCGAGCTCAATCCGTCGCGCATTCTCGCGCTCTACAACTCCGGACAGCTGGACGCCGGCATTGCAGCGGCCGAGCAGCTCGTCAGGAAGCAGATCGGGCGCGTCGGTGAAAATCACTTCGATGCCGCCTCCGCGCGCGGCACTTTGGCCGTCGGTCTGATGAGGGCGCGGCGCGATGCCGAGGCGATCCGCGAGTTCAAGGCTGCCATCCCGATCATGATGGCGAGCGCGAACGAGAACGCCGACGATGAGAACACCACCGTGGTGGCCGCGCGCAGCCAGCGGCTGCAGACCATCGTCGAAAGCTATCTCGCGCTGCTCGCGCGGGCCGAGGGCAGCGGCGTTGGCGAGGAGACCTTTGGCCTCGCCGATGCCGTCCGCGGTCGCTCGGTGCAGCAGGCGCTGGCTGCCTCGAGCGCGCGTGCGGCGGCAAAGGACCCCGCGCTCGCCGAGCTCGTGCGCAAGGAGCAGGACCTGACCAAGCAGGTCAACGCCCAGCTCGGCACGCTCAACAACGTGCTCGCGCTTCCCGCGGCGGAACGCGACGAGAAGGGTGTTCAGCAGATCCAGGCCTCCATCGCCGCCTTGCGCGGCCAGCGCGACAAGGCGCGCCAGGAGATCAAGCAGAAATTCCCGATCTACGCCGATCTCGTCTCTCCCAAGCCGCCCAGCGTCGCCGAAATCCGCGCGACGCTCGCCGACGGGGAGGCGATGTTGTCGTTCTATTTCGGCCAGAGCGGCAGTTTCGTCTGGGCCGTGCCGAAATCGGGCCCGGTGGCGTTCGCCGCGGTCAACGCCAGGATCGGCGATATCGAGACCAAGATCCGCAAGCTGCGCGAGGCGCTCGAGCCGCAGGCGGCGATGATCTCGGACATTCCGCCGTTCGATCTCAAGCTCGGCTACGAGCTCTACGAGCTGTTGCTGAAGCCGGTCGAGAGCGGATGGAAGCCGGCCAAGAACCTGATCGTCGTGACCAATGGCGCTCTCGGACTCCTGCCGCTGTCCCTGCTGCCGACGGCACCGGCAGAGGTGGCCGCCGACGAGGACCCGCTCTTCGTCGGTTATCGCAACGTGCCGTGGCTGGCGCGAACCCATGCCGTGTCGACGGTGCCCTCGGCCGCGGCGCTGCGCACCCTGCGGCAATTGCCGCCGGGCAAGCCCGGCCGCGGCGACCTCGTGGCCTTTGGCGACCCTTATTTCAACCGCGAGCAGCAGGCCGAGGCGGAAGGCGGAGAGAAGGTTCAGCTCGCCGATGCCGGCGGCAACATCACGCGCGGCGGTCCGCTGAAGCGGCGCAACAGTCCCAAGCTCGAAGGCGTCGACAGCGCCGAGCTCGGTCTGTTGCCCCGTTTGCCCGACACCGCCGACGAGTTGAAATCGATCGCGCTGGCACTGCAGGCGGATCCTTCGAAGGTGTTGTTCCTCGGCAAGAGCGCGACCGAGAGCGCGGTGAAGACCATGAATTTGTCCGGATTCAGGATCCTGGCCTTTGCCACCCATGGGCTCGTCCCCGGCGAGCTGAACGGGCTGACGCAGCCGGCACTCGCTCTGTCGTCGCCGGCGGTGACGGGCGAGGGCGGCGACGGTCTCCTGACCATGGAGGAGATCCTCGGCCTCAAGCTGGATGCGGACTGGGTCGTCCTGTCGGCCTGCAACACCGGCGCCGGCGCCGGCGCCGGGGCAGAGGCCGCATCCGGGCTCGGGCGCGCCTTCTTCTACGCCGGAACGCGCGCGCTGCTGGTGACGAACTGGTCGGTGCATTCGCAATCGGCGCGGCAATTGGTGACCGACCTGTTCAAGCGCCAGGCCGACGATCCCAAGCTGTCACGCAGCGAGGCGCTGCGCCAGGCGGCGATGGCCCTCGTCGATGGTCCGGGTTATCTCAACAGCGAAGGCAAGACCGAGTTCGCCTATGCGCATCCGCTGTTTTGGGCGCCCTACACGATCATCGGCGATGGCGGCTTGCGGTAA
- the arsC gene encoding arsenate reductase (glutaredoxin) (This arsenate reductase requires both glutathione and glutaredoxin to convert arsenate to arsenite, after which the efflux transporter formed by ArsA and ArsB can extrude the arsenite from the cell, providing resistance.) produces the protein MTVTIYHNPACGTSRNTLAMIRQSGVEPVVVEYLRTPPSRDKLKELIAAMGIPVRALLREKGTPYKELGLDDPKWSDDQLLDFMIAHPILINRPIVVTPKGTRLCRPSEAVIELLDAPVGRFVKEDGEVVEAR, from the coding sequence ATGACCGTCACGATCTATCACAACCCCGCCTGCGGCACCTCGCGCAACACGCTGGCGATGATCCGGCAGAGCGGCGTCGAGCCCGTCGTCGTCGAATATCTCAGGACGCCGCCCTCGCGGGACAAGCTCAAGGAGCTGATCGCGGCCATGGGGATTCCGGTCCGCGCGCTGCTGCGCGAGAAGGGAACGCCTTACAAGGAGCTCGGCCTGGACGATCCCAAATGGAGCGACGACCAGCTCCTCGACTTCATGATCGCCCATCCGATTCTCATCAACCGTCCGATCGTGGTGACGCCCAAGGGCACGCGCTTGTGCCGGCCGTCGGAAGCCGTGATCGAGCTCCTGGACGCTCCGGTCGGCCGTTTCGTGAAGGAAGACGGCGAAGTAGTGGAAGCGCGATAG